Within the Thalassoglobus sp. JC818 genome, the region AGGAATTCCGTTCTCATTGATGATCTGAACTCACAGACAAATTCAAAAACGAAAACCGGGAAGTCATTTTCGACTTCCCGGTTTTTTGTTTTCCGTCGCTTCGCATCATTCAGTCGCAAGTGATGAATTGTTTAACCGATAACTCAGAAAGAGTGATCGAAAAGATTACTGGACGGGATCTCCATCGGCATTCACTTCGTCCACGAGTGAGGAACTCCAGGGGCACCAATGCGAGTTTGGAAGAGTGGCTCCGCCAACTTCATCGAGATGATCTTCGACGTATTGAATCGCCGCGTCGCAAACTTCAATCGCGTACCCGAAAAAGTCGATCGTCTCCGGATCGAGATGATAGCTCCAACCCGGATTGTAAGGGGCAGGGGACTTCATAATCGTGCCTTGAACATGAACCTTTTCTCTTTCGTCTCCTGACAAAATTCGCCGCGCGAGTTTGATCTTTTCCGGATCATGCAGCTGAATAACAAACCGCGGTTGACCATCTGTATCGGTAAACCGGAAGTAAGCAGTTTCAGTTGTCGACACTGTCGTGGCCCTTCAGTTGAACTGTGTGAACTGAGTTATCGCTGACGCAGAGTCTTCGGATCAGACAGCCCAGTCGCGCGCAGGGCGTGATCGGAGCAGGTTCGCTTCCGGATCATCGATGAACTCTTCCGTGGCGGGATCGATCGTCAGCTTGCGGCCAAGAATCCAGGCGATTGCTGCTGCGTGGCTGGCGATATGCGACTTTCGCATCACGTGTTGGTTGGCATTCGTCAGTTCGCGAGTTCGCATGCAATCGAAAAAGTTTCGGGCATGAGTTCCGACATCCAGCCCTCGGACGCGTTCGTACTGTTCGTCCTGCATGAGGCTCTTGGGATCGGTGACGATTTCTCCATTGTCTCCGGTTTCGACCCATCCTTCGGATCCAATAAATCGAACGGGGCAAGTACCGAGCCGGGTGATGTAATGCGGATCGCGGTTGCCGAATGGCTCTGCCAGGAAATCGATGATCAGCTTGACTCCATTCTCGTAGCGGCAAACGATCTTGTCTTGCTCCGGAACATATTCAATAGGCATTG harbors:
- a CDS encoding calmodulin-binding protein; translated protein: MSTTETAYFRFTDTDGQPRFVIQLHDPEKIKLARRILSGDEREKVHVQGTIMKSPAPYNPGWSYHLDPETIDFFGYAIEVCDAAIQYVEDHLDEVGGATLPNSHWCPWSSSLVDEVNADGDPVQ